In one Mucilaginibacter ginsenosidivorax genomic region, the following are encoded:
- a CDS encoding NADH-quinone oxidoreductase subunit D, with the protein MVLNMGPQHPSTHGVLRLELITDGEIVKEVIPHIGYLHRCFEKHAESLTYQQTIPFTDRLDYLASMNNSHAFVMGVERMMGIDKDIPKRIEYIRVLVCELNRIASHLIAIGTYGIDIGAFTPFLWCFRDREHIMGMLEWASGSRMLYNYIWVGGLFYDLPVGFEERCRDFVEYFKPKMVELNQLLTDNQVFISRTAKVGILPLDVAINYGCSGPMLRASGLKWDLRRIDNYSAYPELDFEIPIGTGLMGKVGDCWDRYKVRVDEIEQSVRIVEQCLDRLQKELKRTPDFDPRAKMPRKTIPKAQDYYIRCEGAKGELGFYFVADGKSEIPTRVKARGPSFNNLSVLPEISKGVLIADLIAIVGSIDFVLGEVDR; encoded by the coding sequence ATGGTGCTCAATATGGGCCCGCAGCATCCGTCTACCCATGGCGTTTTGCGTTTGGAGCTGATAACCGATGGCGAAATTGTAAAGGAAGTAATACCGCATATTGGTTATCTGCACCGCTGTTTTGAAAAACATGCCGAATCATTAACCTACCAACAGACCATCCCGTTTACCGACAGGCTTGATTACCTGGCATCGATGAACAACAGCCACGCTTTTGTGATGGGAGTTGAACGGATGATGGGCATCGATAAAGATATCCCTAAACGTATCGAATACATCCGCGTGCTGGTTTGCGAACTTAACCGAATTGCATCGCACCTGATTGCTATTGGCACCTACGGTATTGATATTGGCGCTTTCACTCCTTTTTTATGGTGCTTTAGGGATCGGGAGCATATTATGGGCATGCTGGAGTGGGCCTCCGGTTCGCGCATGTTGTATAACTACATTTGGGTTGGCGGCCTGTTTTACGATTTGCCGGTAGGCTTTGAAGAGCGTTGCCGCGATTTTGTAGAGTATTTTAAACCCAAAATGGTTGAGCTTAACCAACTCCTAACCGACAACCAGGTATTTATATCGCGCACGGCAAAGGTTGGCATACTGCCTTTAGATGTAGCCATTAACTACGGCTGTAGCGGCCCTATGCTGCGGGCATCGGGCCTTAAATGGGATTTACGCCGTATTGATAACTATTCGGCCTACCCCGAACTTGATTTCGAGATCCCGATAGGTACCGGCCTGATGGGCAAAGTGGGCGACTGCTGGGACCGTTACAAAGTACGCGTTGACGAAATTGAACAATCAGTAAGAATTGTAGAGCAATGCCTCGACAGATTGCAGAAAGAACTCAAACGCACGCCCGATTTTGACCCGCGTGCCAAAATGCCCCGCAAAACCATTCCCAAAGCGCAGGATTATTACATACGTTGCGAAGGCGCCAAAGGCGAACTGGGTTTTTACTTTGTAGCCGACGGAAAATCCGAAATCCCCACCCGTGTAAAAGCCCGCGGACCAAGCTTTAACAACCTCTCTGTACTCCCCGAAATTTCAAAAGGCGTATTGATTGCCGATTTGATTGCCATTGTAGGATCAATAGATTTTGTTTTGGGTGAGGTGGATAGGTAA
- a CDS encoding SDR family oxidoreductase — protein sequence MKKVILVTGASSGLGLATATALAAQGHTVYGTTRDIKRISDVSFMPLQMDVTDDASVNAAIATIIKAEGKIDVLVNNAGNGITGPLYAMPVDAAKKQFEVNFFGVVRVSSAVLPGMIEKGQGLVINIGSLAGLFGLPYQGLYSASKFAIEGYSESLRMELQNTGVKVSVVNPGDFKTDFTGNREKLPFTLKNDKLKAEFDAAVAAMEKDESIGAAPSKLAAQIVKIVGKSKPAHSYLVGAIGQTIVPTLKAILPGPIFVKLMNDHYGIK from the coding sequence ATGAAAAAAGTAATTCTTGTAACAGGGGCATCATCCGGTTTAGGTTTGGCTACTGCAACAGCACTTGCTGCCCAGGGCCACACCGTTTATGGTACCACGCGCGATATTAAACGCATCAGCGATGTATCATTTATGCCTTTACAAATGGATGTTACCGATGATGCATCTGTAAACGCGGCTATTGCAACCATTATTAAGGCCGAAGGCAAGATTGATGTTTTGGTTAACAATGCAGGTAATGGCATTACAGGTCCGCTTTATGCCATGCCGGTTGATGCCGCCAAAAAGCAGTTTGAAGTTAACTTTTTTGGGGTAGTACGTGTGAGCAGCGCCGTTTTACCGGGTATGATTGAAAAAGGGCAGGGCCTGGTTATCAATATAGGCTCATTGGCCGGGTTGTTTGGCCTGCCTTACCAGGGCTTATACAGCGCATCAAAATTCGCGATAGAAGGCTACTCCGAAAGCCTGCGTATGGAATTACAAAATACAGGTGTTAAGGTATCTGTGGTAAATCCCGGTGATTTTAAAACCGACTTTACCGGCAACCGCGAAAAATTGCCTTTTACCCTCAAAAATGATAAACTGAAAGCCGAGTTTGATGCCGCTGTTGCCGCCATGGAAAAAGATGAAAGCATTGGCGCCGCACCTTCAAAACTGGCAGCCCAAATTGTTAAAATAGTAGGCAAATCAAAACCTGCCCACAGCTATTTGGTTGGTGCCATTGGCCAAACCATAGTACCTACCCTGAAGGCCATTTTACCAGGCCCCATCTTTGTAAAATTAATGAACGATCATTACGGGATTAAATAG
- a CDS encoding MFS transporter codes for MQEKNNKKTIWGWAMFDWANQSYNMVITSTIFPAYYVGITQYNNPGGMVTFFGHRYVNTVLSNYILGLSYLIIVVLLPILTSIADYKGHKKLYMQLFTWLGVLACFGLYFFEMKTFEFGMICFGLASVGYCGGFVFYNSYLPQIATIDKQDAVSAKGFIYGFAGSIVVQVLCLVFVQWHAWFGMTEDKSAQLSFLIVALWWIGFSLIPFYLLPKGTPNAGSHEYNVFTGGFKELAKVFKKVKQLPLLKRFLPAFFFYSVGVQTILLVAANFAAKELKMPDDALIGIILVIQVVAIIGAAITAKASERYGNVKALSVIVGLWCVICACVYFIANANQFYVAAVFVGLVMGAVQSLSRSTYSKYIPPNIPDTASYFSFYDVTEKLSIVVGLFTFGFVEGWTGEMRDSALVLDGFFAIGFILLISLLVFERKVKAAEALA; via the coding sequence ATGCAAGAAAAAAATAACAAGAAAACCATCTGGGGATGGGCTATGTTCGATTGGGCCAACCAATCGTATAATATGGTGATCACTTCTACCATATTCCCGGCTTATTATGTAGGGATTACGCAGTATAATAACCCGGGCGGCATGGTTACCTTTTTTGGCCACCGGTATGTAAATACGGTATTGTCAAATTACATCCTGGGCCTTTCGTACCTTATTATAGTAGTTTTATTGCCGATACTAACCTCCATCGCCGATTATAAGGGCCACAAAAAACTGTACATGCAGTTGTTTACCTGGCTGGGGGTACTTGCCTGTTTTGGCTTGTATTTTTTTGAGATGAAGACCTTTGAGTTTGGGATGATATGTTTCGGGCTGGCCTCTGTAGGGTATTGCGGCGGCTTTGTGTTTTATAACTCCTATCTGCCGCAAATAGCCACCATTGATAAGCAGGATGCCGTAAGCGCCAAGGGTTTTATTTATGGTTTTGCAGGCAGTATTGTGGTGCAGGTACTTTGTTTGGTATTTGTGCAATGGCATGCCTGGTTCGGGATGACCGAAGATAAATCGGCCCAACTCTCTTTTCTGATAGTGGCCTTATGGTGGATAGGGTTCTCGCTTATTCCATTTTACCTTTTACCCAAGGGAACGCCCAATGCAGGATCGCATGAGTATAACGTGTTTACCGGTGGTTTTAAGGAATTGGCTAAGGTTTTCAAAAAAGTTAAACAGCTGCCTTTATTAAAACGGTTTTTACCGGCATTTTTCTTTTACTCGGTAGGTGTACAGACCATTTTGCTGGTTGCTGCCAACTTTGCTGCCAAAGAGCTTAAAATGCCGGATGACGCTTTGATAGGCATAATATTGGTTATCCAGGTGGTGGCCATCATTGGCGCTGCAATAACTGCTAAAGCATCAGAAAGATACGGCAATGTTAAAGCCCTATCGGTTATCGTGGGGCTGTGGTGTGTAATATGTGCCTGCGTGTATTTTATTGCCAACGCAAACCAGTTTTATGTCGCTGCCGTTTTTGTTGGCCTTGTTATGGGGGCGGTACAATCGTTATCGCGCTCAACCTATTCTAAATACATCCCCCCAAACATTCCGGATACCGCATCGTATTTTAGCTTTTATGATGTTACCGAAAAATTATCAATTGTGGTAGGTTTGTTCACTTTCGGGTTTGTAGAGGGGTGGACGGGCGAGATGCGCGATTCGGCCCTGGTATTGGATGGTTTTTTTGCTATCGGGTTTATTTTGCTGATCTCGCTGTTGGTATTTGAACGCAAAGTGAAAGCTGCAGAAGCGTTGGCGTAA
- the hscA gene encoding Fe-S protein assembly chaperone HscA: protein MAKVSINLATGSLQKEDIIVGIDLGTTNSLVAFINPDKQPHVINDTGKGVLVPSVVHFGSTGDVLVGNEAKEYLITDPQNTVFSVKRLLGRSYHDIENYKDFFSYKVIDDDTESLVKIKVGDKFYTPIELSALILKELKARAEHALKTPVNRAVITVPAYFNDSQRQATRDAGKLAGLDVLRIVNEPTAASLAYGIGLDPEEVKTIAVYDLGGGTFDVSVLQIQNGIFEVLATNGDTFLGGDDFDRIIVDYWIEKNKLDKAGIIANNELAQQLRLKAEEAKKAFAHQSLFNEKIGEIWCTLDRNTFEELIMPKVQQTITSCQNALKDAKLTIAEIDEVIMVGGSTRTALVKKMVAEFFNRPVHDDVNPDEVVALGAAIQADILAGNRKDILLLDVTPLSLGIETMGGLMDVIIPRNSKVPTKGGRQYTTSIDGQVNMKIAVYQGERDLIKENRKLAEFNLKGIPSMPAGFPKVDINFLLNADGILTIQAIELRSGVKQEVEVKPTYGITDEQVEQMLMDSITHAKDDVTERMLIEARTEGEQMIYTVERFLQKNGSYVSAEETEQTISYIAALKNAIATGDKDLILKNIDQVNEFTRPFAERLMDQAISTAMRGKSIE from the coding sequence ATGGCTAAAGTTTCTATCAACCTGGCAACAGGCTCGCTGCAAAAAGAGGATATCATTGTAGGTATCGATCTGGGTACTACCAACTCACTGGTGGCTTTTATTAATCCTGATAAGCAACCTCATGTTATAAATGATACAGGTAAGGGTGTTTTAGTACCTTCAGTAGTCCATTTTGGGTCTACAGGAGATGTTTTGGTAGGTAACGAGGCTAAAGAATATTTGATAACCGATCCGCAGAATACCGTTTTTTCGGTAAAGCGCTTATTGGGGCGCAGCTATCATGACATCGAAAATTATAAAGATTTTTTCTCGTACAAGGTTATTGATGACGATACCGAGAGCCTGGTAAAAATTAAAGTAGGCGATAAATTTTATACGCCTATTGAATTATCGGCCCTGATACTAAAAGAGTTAAAAGCCCGCGCCGAGCATGCGCTTAAAACCCCTGTTAACCGCGCGGTAATAACGGTTCCGGCTTATTTTAATGATTCGCAGCGGCAGGCTACCCGCGATGCCGGTAAACTGGCCGGGCTGGATGTTTTACGTATTGTGAATGAGCCAACTGCAGCCAGTTTAGCCTATGGCATTGGGCTCGATCCTGAAGAAGTAAAAACCATAGCCGTGTATGACCTGGGCGGCGGTACGTTTGATGTATCGGTACTGCAAATCCAGAACGGGATTTTTGAGGTATTGGCGACAAATGGAGACACCTTTTTGGGTGGCGACGATTTTGACCGCATTATTGTTGATTACTGGATTGAAAAAAATAAGCTGGACAAAGCCGGAATAATAGCCAATAACGAACTTGCACAGCAATTGCGCCTTAAAGCAGAAGAAGCCAAGAAGGCATTTGCACACCAAAGCCTGTTTAACGAAAAGATAGGCGAGATATGGTGTACGCTGGACAGGAACACGTTTGAAGAACTGATTATGCCCAAGGTACAGCAAACCATTACCAGTTGCCAAAATGCGCTGAAGGATGCCAAGCTGACCATAGCAGAGATTGATGAGGTGATCATGGTGGGCGGATCAACCCGTACGGCATTGGTTAAAAAAATGGTGGCCGAATTTTTTAACCGCCCGGTACATGATGATGTTAACCCCGATGAGGTGGTTGCATTGGGTGCGGCTATACAGGCCGATATACTGGCCGGCAACCGTAAAGATATTTTACTACTCGATGTTACCCCGTTATCCCTCGGCATCGAGACCATGGGCGGCCTGATGGATGTAATTATACCCCGCAACAGTAAGGTGCCTACCAAAGGCGGCAGGCAATACACCACGTCGATAGACGGGCAGGTGAATATGAAAATTGCTGTTTACCAGGGCGAGCGCGACCTGATCAAAGAAAACCGTAAACTGGCCGAGTTTAACCTGAAAGGCATCCCGAGTATGCCGGCAGGTTTCCCTAAAGTAGATATCAACTTTTTGCTGAATGCCGATGGCATCCTGACTATACAGGCTATTGAATTGCGCAGTGGTGTTAAGCAGGAGGTTGAGGTAAAACCCACCTATGGCATTACCGACGAACAGGTAGAACAAATGCTGATGGATAGCATTACCCACGCCAAAGACGACGTTACAGAACGTATGCTGATAGAAGCACGTACCGAAGGCGAGCAGATGATTTACACCGTGGAGCGGTTTTTGCAAAAGAACGGTAGCTATGTATCGGCAGAGGAAACTGAACAAACAATCAGCTATATAGCCGCTTTAAAAAATGCCATTGCTACAGGAGATAAAGACCTCATTTTGAAAAATATAGACCAGGTAAACGAATTTACCCGGCCCTTTGCCGAACGGTTAATGGATCAGGCAATTAGTACTGCGATGCGTGGCAAGAGTATTGAATAA